The Erythrolamprus reginae isolate rEryReg1 chromosome 3, rEryReg1.hap1, whole genome shotgun sequence genome contains a region encoding:
- the LOC139166050 gene encoding uncharacterized protein isoform X4, whose product MVELDLSRSIRDLSLGNSSPANTGADLRSHRLVYRDPGGKQEKVAEGHPPTRCPHVHSSPSLGIERSSLFHRNAAEKLDTFFSEKLKAWASDSARLSDTEGAQEEPPSSGPAWRASQNGPATHQQRVGGQKPRRAVHGNLPTEQADSFGDNYGPRCKRWQRCPEHRAAGKGQASDGLSHPQEGSRLSTSASSSARILPQCRISHIQRCRACQAFNQDKPAGKGGVWAPLQEEEGGTSTSLSPQKDRTQPHGQPQVPDRIAKVQRWLEQTPLDSQPAPHRSQEKHRTANRARPGTQGQRPLYGCAAQRQGETRTPEVAGDHQNRGVPAEARRPRKSRHGEHPKHPPAAHLLPFDDASTSPATCSCLFCERQRPHGQLVSGKEGPDLSAEQVAARLQAENRVPRIVEAFERRSLREAKIAEREKALQAALQQDPERKRRVPASHGEPKRGAPASGPPKAPASQEKKKAEEPPRRRKEGETVRKQPSFLDRLRRRS is encoded by the exons ATCTCTCCAGGTCCATCCGAGACCTCAGCCTTGGGAACTCCAGCCCTGCTAACACCGGTGCCGATCTCCGCAGCCACCGCCTGGTTTACCGTGATCCAGGTGGGAAGCAGGAGAAGGTGGCAGaaggccacccacccacccgctgcCCTCACGTCCATTCCTCGCCCAGCCTGGGCATCGAGAGGTCGTCCCTCTTCCACCGCAACGCTGCCGAAAAGCTGGACACCTTCTTCTCGGAGAAGCTCAAAGCTTGGGCTAGCGATAGTGCCAGACTCTCGGACACGGAGGGCGCCCAGGAAGAGCCCCCCAGTTCCGGCCCGGCCTGGAGAGCTTCCCAGAATGGACCCGCCACCCACCAGCAAAGAGTTGGTGGGCAGAAGCCCAGACGGGCAGTCCACGGAAACTTGCCGACGGAGCAGGCCGATAGTTTTGGTGACAATTATGGCCCCAGGTGCAAACGCTGGCAAAGATGCCCCGAGCACAGGGCGGCGGGCAAAGGCCAGGCTTCGGACGGTCTCTCCCACCCACAGGAGGGTAGCCGGCTCTCCACCAGTGCCAGCAGCTCGGCCAGGATCCTGCCGCAGTGCCGTATAAGCCACATCCAGCGTTGCCGAGCATGCCAGGCGTTTAACCAGGACAAGCCGGCGGGCAAGGGCGGCGTTTGGGCCCcactgcaggaggaggaggggggcaccAGCACCAGCCTTTCCCCCCAAAAGGACAGGACGCAGCCGCACGGCCAGCCACAGGTCCCTGACCGAATTGCCAAGGTGCAGCGGTGGCTGGAACAAACCCCCCTGGACAGCCAACCGGCCCCCCATCGCTCGCAGGAgaagcacagaactgccaaccgGGCAAGACCGGGGACTCAGGGGCAACGGCCCCTCTATGGTTGTGCGGCACAGAGGCAAGGAGAGACACGGACCCCGGAGGTCGCCGGAGATCACCAGAATCGGGGGGTCCCTGCTGAGGCCAGACGCCCAAGGAAAAGCCGCCACGGAGAACATCCCAAGCATCCG CCGGCCGCTCACCTCCTGCCCTTCGACGACGCCAGCACCTCTCCGGCCACCTGCTCCTGCCTCTTCTGCGAACGGCAGAGGCCTCACGGCCAGCTGGTGTCCGGCAAGGAAGGGCCAGACTTGTCGGCGGAGCAAGTGGCCGCCCGCCTGCAGGCCGAGAACCGGGTGCCTCGCATCGTGGAGGCCTTCGAGCGCCGGTCCCTGCGGGAAGCCAAGATCGCCGAGAGGGAGAAGGCACTGCAGGCCGCTCTGCAGCAGGACCCAGAGAGGAAACGCCGGGTGCCCGCGAGCCACGGGGAGCCCAAGCGGGGAGCCCCAGCCAGTGGCCCCCCGAAGGCGCCAGCCTCGCAGGAGAAGAAGAAAGCGGAGGAGCCCCCCCGGcgcaggaaggaaggggagacgGTGCGAAAGCAACCCAGTTTTCTGGACAGGCTGCGAAGACGGAGCTAG
- the LOC139166050 gene encoding uncharacterized protein isoform X3, translating into MVELDLSRSIRDLSLGNSSPANTGADLRSHRLVYRDPGGKQEKVAEGHPPTRCPHVHSSPSLGIERSSLFHRNAAEKLDTFFSEKLKAWASDSARLSDTEGAQEEPPSSGPAWRASQNGPATHQQRVGGQKPRRAVHGNLPTEQADSFGDNYGPRCKRWQRCPEHRAAGKGQASDGLSHPQEGSRLSTSASSSARILPQCRISHIQRCRACQAFNQDKPAGKGGVWAPLQEEEGGTSTSLSPQKDRTQPHGQPQVPDRIAKVQRWLEQTPLDSQPAPHRSQEKHRTANRARPGTQGQRPLYGCAAQRQGETRTPEVAGDHQNRGVPAEARRPRKSRHGEHPKHPVRPAAHLLPFDDASTSPATCSCLFCERQRPHGQLVSGKEGPDLSAEQVAARLQAENRVPRIVEAFERRSLREAKIAEREKALQAALQQDPERKRRVPASHGEPKRGAPASGPPKAPASQEKKKAEEPPRRRKEGETVRKQPSFLDRLRRRS; encoded by the exons ATCTCTCCAGGTCCATCCGAGACCTCAGCCTTGGGAACTCCAGCCCTGCTAACACCGGTGCCGATCTCCGCAGCCACCGCCTGGTTTACCGTGATCCAGGTGGGAAGCAGGAGAAGGTGGCAGaaggccacccacccacccgctgcCCTCACGTCCATTCCTCGCCCAGCCTGGGCATCGAGAGGTCGTCCCTCTTCCACCGCAACGCTGCCGAAAAGCTGGACACCTTCTTCTCGGAGAAGCTCAAAGCTTGGGCTAGCGATAGTGCCAGACTCTCGGACACGGAGGGCGCCCAGGAAGAGCCCCCCAGTTCCGGCCCGGCCTGGAGAGCTTCCCAGAATGGACCCGCCACCCACCAGCAAAGAGTTGGTGGGCAGAAGCCCAGACGGGCAGTCCACGGAAACTTGCCGACGGAGCAGGCCGATAGTTTTGGTGACAATTATGGCCCCAGGTGCAAACGCTGGCAAAGATGCCCCGAGCACAGGGCGGCGGGCAAAGGCCAGGCTTCGGACGGTCTCTCCCACCCACAGGAGGGTAGCCGGCTCTCCACCAGTGCCAGCAGCTCGGCCAGGATCCTGCCGCAGTGCCGTATAAGCCACATCCAGCGTTGCCGAGCATGCCAGGCGTTTAACCAGGACAAGCCGGCGGGCAAGGGCGGCGTTTGGGCCCcactgcaggaggaggaggggggcaccAGCACCAGCCTTTCCCCCCAAAAGGACAGGACGCAGCCGCACGGCCAGCCACAGGTCCCTGACCGAATTGCCAAGGTGCAGCGGTGGCTGGAACAAACCCCCCTGGACAGCCAACCGGCCCCCCATCGCTCGCAGGAgaagcacagaactgccaaccgGGCAAGACCGGGGACTCAGGGGCAACGGCCCCTCTATGGTTGTGCGGCACAGAGGCAAGGAGAGACACGGACCCCGGAGGTCGCCGGAGATCACCAGAATCGGGGGGTCCCTGCTGAGGCCAGACGCCCAAGGAAAAGCCGCCACGGAGAACATCCCAAGCATCCGGTGAGG CCGGCCGCTCACCTCCTGCCCTTCGACGACGCCAGCACCTCTCCGGCCACCTGCTCCTGCCTCTTCTGCGAACGGCAGAGGCCTCACGGCCAGCTGGTGTCCGGCAAGGAAGGGCCAGACTTGTCGGCGGAGCAAGTGGCCGCCCGCCTGCAGGCCGAGAACCGGGTGCCTCGCATCGTGGAGGCCTTCGAGCGCCGGTCCCTGCGGGAAGCCAAGATCGCCGAGAGGGAGAAGGCACTGCAGGCCGCTCTGCAGCAGGACCCAGAGAGGAAACGCCGGGTGCCCGCGAGCCACGGGGAGCCCAAGCGGGGAGCCCCAGCCAGTGGCCCCCCGAAGGCGCCAGCCTCGCAGGAGAAGAAGAAAGCGGAGGAGCCCCCCCGGcgcaggaaggaaggggagacgGTGCGAAAGCAACCCAGTTTTCTGGACAGGCTGCGAAGACGGAGCTAG
- the LOC139166050 gene encoding uncharacterized protein isoform X2, producing MTSALCLACFLDLSRSIRDLSLGNSSPANTGADLRSHRLVYRDPGGKQEKVAEGHPPTRCPHVHSSPSLGIERSSLFHRNAAEKLDTFFSEKLKAWASDSARLSDTEGAQEEPPSSGPAWRASQNGPATHQQRVGGQKPRRAVHGNLPTEQADSFGDNYGPRCKRWQRCPEHRAAGKGQASDGLSHPQEGSRLSTSASSSARILPQCRISHIQRCRACQAFNQDKPAGKGGVWAPLQEEEGGTSTSLSPQKDRTQPHGQPQVPDRIAKVQRWLEQTPLDSQPAPHRSQEKHRTANRARPGTQGQRPLYGCAAQRQGETRTPEVAGDHQNRGVPAEARRPRKSRHGEHPKHPPAAHLLPFDDASTSPATCSCLFCERQRPHGQLVSGKEGPDLSAEQVAARLQAENRVPRIVEAFERRSLREAKIAEREKALQAALQQDPERKRRVPASHGEPKRGAPASGPPKAPASQEKKKAEEPPRRRKEGETVRKQPSFLDRLRRRS from the exons ATGACATCTGCTCTCTGCTTGGCTTGCTTTTTAGATCTCTCCAGGTCCATCCGAGACCTCAGCCTTGGGAACTCCAGCCCTGCTAACACCGGTGCCGATCTCCGCAGCCACCGCCTGGTTTACCGTGATCCAGGTGGGAAGCAGGAGAAGGTGGCAGaaggccacccacccacccgctgcCCTCACGTCCATTCCTCGCCCAGCCTGGGCATCGAGAGGTCGTCCCTCTTCCACCGCAACGCTGCCGAAAAGCTGGACACCTTCTTCTCGGAGAAGCTCAAAGCTTGGGCTAGCGATAGTGCCAGACTCTCGGACACGGAGGGCGCCCAGGAAGAGCCCCCCAGTTCCGGCCCGGCCTGGAGAGCTTCCCAGAATGGACCCGCCACCCACCAGCAAAGAGTTGGTGGGCAGAAGCCCAGACGGGCAGTCCACGGAAACTTGCCGACGGAGCAGGCCGATAGTTTTGGTGACAATTATGGCCCCAGGTGCAAACGCTGGCAAAGATGCCCCGAGCACAGGGCGGCGGGCAAAGGCCAGGCTTCGGACGGTCTCTCCCACCCACAGGAGGGTAGCCGGCTCTCCACCAGTGCCAGCAGCTCGGCCAGGATCCTGCCGCAGTGCCGTATAAGCCACATCCAGCGTTGCCGAGCATGCCAGGCGTTTAACCAGGACAAGCCGGCGGGCAAGGGCGGCGTTTGGGCCCcactgcaggaggaggaggggggcaccAGCACCAGCCTTTCCCCCCAAAAGGACAGGACGCAGCCGCACGGCCAGCCACAGGTCCCTGACCGAATTGCCAAGGTGCAGCGGTGGCTGGAACAAACCCCCCTGGACAGCCAACCGGCCCCCCATCGCTCGCAGGAgaagcacagaactgccaaccgGGCAAGACCGGGGACTCAGGGGCAACGGCCCCTCTATGGTTGTGCGGCACAGAGGCAAGGAGAGACACGGACCCCGGAGGTCGCCGGAGATCACCAGAATCGGGGGGTCCCTGCTGAGGCCAGACGCCCAAGGAAAAGCCGCCACGGAGAACATCCCAAGCATCCG CCGGCCGCTCACCTCCTGCCCTTCGACGACGCCAGCACCTCTCCGGCCACCTGCTCCTGCCTCTTCTGCGAACGGCAGAGGCCTCACGGCCAGCTGGTGTCCGGCAAGGAAGGGCCAGACTTGTCGGCGGAGCAAGTGGCCGCCCGCCTGCAGGCCGAGAACCGGGTGCCTCGCATCGTGGAGGCCTTCGAGCGCCGGTCCCTGCGGGAAGCCAAGATCGCCGAGAGGGAGAAGGCACTGCAGGCCGCTCTGCAGCAGGACCCAGAGAGGAAACGCCGGGTGCCCGCGAGCCACGGGGAGCCCAAGCGGGGAGCCCCAGCCAGTGGCCCCCCGAAGGCGCCAGCCTCGCAGGAGAAGAAGAAAGCGGAGGAGCCCCCCCGGcgcaggaaggaaggggagacgGTGCGAAAGCAACCCAGTTTTCTGGACAGGCTGCGAAGACGGAGCTAG
- the LOC139166050 gene encoding uncharacterized protein isoform X1, whose product MTSALCLACFLDLSRSIRDLSLGNSSPANTGADLRSHRLVYRDPGGKQEKVAEGHPPTRCPHVHSSPSLGIERSSLFHRNAAEKLDTFFSEKLKAWASDSARLSDTEGAQEEPPSSGPAWRASQNGPATHQQRVGGQKPRRAVHGNLPTEQADSFGDNYGPRCKRWQRCPEHRAAGKGQASDGLSHPQEGSRLSTSASSSARILPQCRISHIQRCRACQAFNQDKPAGKGGVWAPLQEEEGGTSTSLSPQKDRTQPHGQPQVPDRIAKVQRWLEQTPLDSQPAPHRSQEKHRTANRARPGTQGQRPLYGCAAQRQGETRTPEVAGDHQNRGVPAEARRPRKSRHGEHPKHPVRPAAHLLPFDDASTSPATCSCLFCERQRPHGQLVSGKEGPDLSAEQVAARLQAENRVPRIVEAFERRSLREAKIAEREKALQAALQQDPERKRRVPASHGEPKRGAPASGPPKAPASQEKKKAEEPPRRRKEGETVRKQPSFLDRLRRRS is encoded by the exons ATGACATCTGCTCTCTGCTTGGCTTGCTTTTTAGATCTCTCCAGGTCCATCCGAGACCTCAGCCTTGGGAACTCCAGCCCTGCTAACACCGGTGCCGATCTCCGCAGCCACCGCCTGGTTTACCGTGATCCAGGTGGGAAGCAGGAGAAGGTGGCAGaaggccacccacccacccgctgcCCTCACGTCCATTCCTCGCCCAGCCTGGGCATCGAGAGGTCGTCCCTCTTCCACCGCAACGCTGCCGAAAAGCTGGACACCTTCTTCTCGGAGAAGCTCAAAGCTTGGGCTAGCGATAGTGCCAGACTCTCGGACACGGAGGGCGCCCAGGAAGAGCCCCCCAGTTCCGGCCCGGCCTGGAGAGCTTCCCAGAATGGACCCGCCACCCACCAGCAAAGAGTTGGTGGGCAGAAGCCCAGACGGGCAGTCCACGGAAACTTGCCGACGGAGCAGGCCGATAGTTTTGGTGACAATTATGGCCCCAGGTGCAAACGCTGGCAAAGATGCCCCGAGCACAGGGCGGCGGGCAAAGGCCAGGCTTCGGACGGTCTCTCCCACCCACAGGAGGGTAGCCGGCTCTCCACCAGTGCCAGCAGCTCGGCCAGGATCCTGCCGCAGTGCCGTATAAGCCACATCCAGCGTTGCCGAGCATGCCAGGCGTTTAACCAGGACAAGCCGGCGGGCAAGGGCGGCGTTTGGGCCCcactgcaggaggaggaggggggcaccAGCACCAGCCTTTCCCCCCAAAAGGACAGGACGCAGCCGCACGGCCAGCCACAGGTCCCTGACCGAATTGCCAAGGTGCAGCGGTGGCTGGAACAAACCCCCCTGGACAGCCAACCGGCCCCCCATCGCTCGCAGGAgaagcacagaactgccaaccgGGCAAGACCGGGGACTCAGGGGCAACGGCCCCTCTATGGTTGTGCGGCACAGAGGCAAGGAGAGACACGGACCCCGGAGGTCGCCGGAGATCACCAGAATCGGGGGGTCCCTGCTGAGGCCAGACGCCCAAGGAAAAGCCGCCACGGAGAACATCCCAAGCATCCGGTGAGG CCGGCCGCTCACCTCCTGCCCTTCGACGACGCCAGCACCTCTCCGGCCACCTGCTCCTGCCTCTTCTGCGAACGGCAGAGGCCTCACGGCCAGCTGGTGTCCGGCAAGGAAGGGCCAGACTTGTCGGCGGAGCAAGTGGCCGCCCGCCTGCAGGCCGAGAACCGGGTGCCTCGCATCGTGGAGGCCTTCGAGCGCCGGTCCCTGCGGGAAGCCAAGATCGCCGAGAGGGAGAAGGCACTGCAGGCCGCTCTGCAGCAGGACCCAGAGAGGAAACGCCGGGTGCCCGCGAGCCACGGGGAGCCCAAGCGGGGAGCCCCAGCCAGTGGCCCCCCGAAGGCGCCAGCCTCGCAGGAGAAGAAGAAAGCGGAGGAGCCCCCCCGGcgcaggaaggaaggggagacgGTGCGAAAGCAACCCAGTTTTCTGGACAGGCTGCGAAGACGGAGCTAG